One window from the genome of Castellaniella sp. MT123 encodes:
- a CDS encoding restriction endonuclease subunit S, with the protein MEVKPGYKQTEVGVIPENWDVSVVGYEFDVQLGKMLDAAKNIGDPKPYLGNRNVQWGNIDITDLPTMRMTRSDMERFRLKRGDLLVCEGGDVGRAAIWNDSIEECYYQKALHRLRPLRGFDSRLMVELLHQWSVSGVFSNYVTQTSIAHLPREKLLEVPLPVPKPEEQRAIATALSDMDALLAGLDRLIAKKRAIKQATMQQLLTGQTRLPGFGGEWEEKRLGDHLTFLKNGVNSRAELSCSDDVRYLHYGDIHGSSQVMLNPASIEMPCLPRAKASRLDRLQNGDLIFADASEDMDGIGKSIEIKNAMGVDLVSGLHTIAIRFDKSVLEDGFKAYIQFIPEFRAHLRQLVAGTKVYATNRTHIASAELRLPGVDEQQAISGVIADMDTEITALETRRTKTRALKQAMMQELLTGRTRLVTPDEKSDEEAVAQTEGRKPNVHFLRSVLAAEIIDQLHDQPTFGHVKFEKMMFLAEHLCEVDTGSTYHRKAAGHYDNRALRSIDSQLQKQQWFEARKQDGRYQYVPLAKRGGHKPYFDRHFSRIVETLENILGTFKTAKTEKCEIVATLLAAWSDLLCEKGTVSDEMIVHEVLHNWHEAKQRIPEDRWLKALAWMREKGFVPKGVTLP; encoded by the coding sequence ATGGAAGTGAAGCCGGGGTATAAGCAAACGGAAGTGGGAGTGATTCCGGAGAATTGGGACGTATCTGTGGTTGGTTATGAGTTCGATGTCCAACTTGGAAAGATGCTGGATGCTGCCAAAAACATTGGTGACCCTAAACCATACTTGGGAAATCGTAATGTCCAGTGGGGGAATATTGATATAACCGATCTGCCTACGATGCGGATGACCCGCTCCGACATGGAGCGATTTCGGCTGAAAAGAGGCGACCTGCTGGTCTGCGAAGGTGGCGACGTTGGGCGTGCGGCAATTTGGAACGACTCTATTGAAGAGTGCTATTACCAGAAAGCACTTCATAGATTGCGCCCGTTGCGGGGGTTCGATAGCAGGCTGATGGTTGAGTTGCTACATCAGTGGAGCGTAAGCGGCGTATTCTCCAATTACGTTACGCAAACTAGCATTGCTCACCTTCCGAGAGAGAAGCTTTTGGAGGTGCCATTACCTGTTCCTAAGCCTGAGGAGCAACGCGCCATCGCAACCGCCCTCAGCGACATGGACGCGCTGCTGGCCGGACTGGATCGCCTGATCGCCAAAAAGCGCGCCATCAAACAGGCCACCATGCAGCAACTCCTCACCGGCCAAACTCGCCTGCCGGGGTTTGGTGGGGAGTGGGAGGAGAAGCGGTTGGGGGACCACCTGACCTTCCTGAAGAACGGTGTTAATTCGCGTGCCGAGCTTTCTTGCAGCGACGATGTGCGATATTTGCACTACGGCGATATCCACGGATCGTCGCAAGTGATGCTCAACCCCGCCAGTATAGAAATGCCTTGTCTCCCACGCGCCAAGGCAAGTCGCTTGGATCGCCTGCAAAACGGCGACTTGATTTTTGCTGACGCATCTGAGGATATGGATGGTATTGGCAAATCGATTGAAATAAAAAACGCGATGGGCGTCGATCTAGTTTCGGGGTTGCACACCATCGCAATCAGGTTTGACAAGAGTGTGCTGGAAGATGGTTTCAAAGCCTACATTCAGTTCATCCCGGAATTCCGAGCTCACCTTCGGCAGCTTGTAGCCGGCACAAAGGTATATGCGACGAATCGAACACATATTGCCAGCGCCGAACTGAGACTTCCAGGCGTTGACGAGCAACAAGCGATTTCTGGCGTGATCGCCGATATGGACACCGAAATCACCGCCCTCGAAACTCGCCGCACCAAGACCCGTGCCCTCAAGCAGGCCATGATGCAGGAACTGCTGACGGGCCGGACACGGTTGGTGACTCCTGACGAAAAATCTGATGAGGAAGCTGTAGCTCAAACGGAAGGGCGCAAACCAAACGTCCATTTCCTGAGAAGCGTGCTGGCTGCCGAAATCATCGACCAGTTGCACGACCAGCCGACTTTCGGTCACGTCAAGTTCGAGAAGATGATGTTCCTCGCCGAGCATCTGTGTGAGGTGGACACCGGCTCCACCTACCACCGCAAGGCGGCCGGCCACTATGACAACCGAGCCCTTCGCTCCATAGACAGCCAGTTGCAGAAGCAACAATGGTTCGAGGCGCGCAAGCAAGATGGTCGTTACCAATACGTGCCACTGGCAAAGCGTGGCGGTCACAAACCGTACTTTGATCGGCATTTTTCCCGGATCGTCGAGACCCTTGAGAACATTCTGGGCACGTTCAAAACGGCGAAAACGGAAAAATGCGAAATCGTCGCCACCTTGCTGGCGGCATGGAGCGATTTGCTGTGTGAGAAAGGAACCGTCTCCGATGAAATGATTGTGCACGAGGTGCTGCACAACTGGCACGAAGCGAAGCAACGTATACCTGAGGATCGCTGGCTGAAGGCGCTTGCCTGGATGCGAGAAAAAGGATTT